GGATGCATTCCTGGACCGCTTTGGGCGACGGGCCGAGCGGCACCCGGATACGCAGGATGAGCCAGTCGACACCGCCCATCACGTTGTTCCAGCGGTCGAGCGCCTCCAGCCAGTCGTCGCGCGTGCCGAGAACAACATGGCCGGTGCCGCGGATTTTCTCGATCGTGAAGTCGCTCTCCGAGTTGAAATCCTCAGTCGGCGCGAGCATCCCCCACTTAAAGTAGAACTTGCATTCTTCCAGCCACAGCCGGCCGAACGTCCGCTCCGCCTCTTCCATGCTCGATGCAAGCCAGCCGTCGCGCAACAGCACGATACTGGGACGTTTTCCGGCCTTCTCGGCCGCCTCGCGATAGATTGAGACCTGCGCCTTGACGTTCTCGACTCGGTCGAAAAACGGCGCGGCCGACCAGGCGTCGCCCATCCGTCCGGCACGCGCGATCGACTTGGGACCGAAGGCGCCGATCCATAGCGGTGGACGCGGCCGCTGGTAGGGCTTGGGCGTGACGTGGATGGCGTCAAAGTGAAAATACTTGCCGTGGTGGGCGAAGGGGCCAATAGTCGTCCACGCCTTGTTCAGGATGTCGAGCGTCTCCTCAAACCGCCCCTCGCGCTGCTTTATCGGCACGCCGAAATGGCTGAAGTAATCCGGATGGTAGCCGACGCCGACGCCGAGGATGAGCCTGCCGCGTGAAAGCACGTCGATAAGCGCCGTCGACTGAGCCAAGTGAACCGGGTTGTACAGCGGCGGCATCAGGATGTCCGTGCCGATACGGACGCGATTGGTGCGCGCCGCGATCGCCGCCAAGAGCGGGAGCGGGCTCGGAAACATGCATTCTGTGCGGGCGTGGCGCTCGGGAACGAAGACACCGTCGAAGCGGCTGCGCTCGGCCGTCGCCGCCTCGTCGAGCAGTTGTGCGGCAAAGTCCGCCGAACGCTCGGGGCTCGGCTCCGGCTGCCCGTAGGGCCCTCCATGCGTGTCCGGCATGTACCCGAATGAAATCATGGTCGCCTCCATGGGGCGCGCCGTGGATCATGTGGCGGCGCGCGCACAGGGCGTTGTAACCGAACCGCCGCCCAATTGAAACCCCGCGACGCATGCCGATGTTCCGGGCGGCCGCGACGCGAAGCCGGCCAGATCTTTTCCGCGCGCTCTGCTGACGCGAGGATGGCTCCGAGGCTTCCGCCAGCCGCGTATTCGCGCTAGTGATCTGTGGCTAATCCAAACCGAACACGGAGGCTGTGTCATGTTGTTCATGTTGAAAGCGTACATCTCGAAACCGGCGAACGTGTCCAACAAGGAGTTCTACGGCGTGTGGGTCCAGGAGGCCGAGGCCGCACTGGGAGCGGTCAAGGCAGGCGCGATCAAGGGCATCTGGAAGGTGGCCGGCCGGCCCGAGGTAATCGCCGTGCTCGACGTGCCGAGCGCCGACGACCTCGATCGTGCGATGCTTCAGCTGCCGATTTGGCGGCTTGGCTACTCGCACATCGCGACCAACCTCGAGATAACGCCGCTGAGGCCGTACGAGAACTGGGCCGAGGATTTGAAGGAGCTCGCCAAGGGCTAAGCGGGCAACCTACTCCGCGAACGCCGCGTCCGGTACGGCGCGGAGCGTATCAGGGCTGCGCGCCGCCGATTCGTGCCGGACGGGCCGGACGCGGCCGCGGAGTCCCGATAACTTCGACAAGGAATACACCATCATGGACTTCGGATTCACCCTGTTCTTCCGCAACCCGCCGCCGGCGAAAATGTCGTTTGCCGAGCTCTACCGCAAGGAGATCGACCTTGCCGTCGCCGCCGAGGATCTCGGCTACGACACCATCTGGCTGACCGAGCATCA
This Candidatus Binataceae bacterium DNA region includes the following protein-coding sequences:
- a CDS encoding LLM class flavin-dependent oxidoreductase: MISFGYMPDTHGGPYGQPEPSPERSADFAAQLLDEAATAERSRFDGVFVPERHARTECMFPSPLPLLAAIAARTNRVRIGTDILMPPLYNPVHLAQSTALIDVLSRGRLILGVGVGYHPDYFSHFGVPIKQREGRFEETLDILNKAWTTIGPFAHHGKYFHFDAIHVTPKPYQRPRPPLWIGAFGPKSIARAGRMGDAWSAAPFFDRVENVKAQVSIYREAAEKAGKRPSIVLLRDGWLASSMEEAERTFGRLWLEECKFYFKWGMLAPTEDFNSESDFTIEKIRGTGHVVLGTRDDWLEALDRWNNVMGGVDWLILRIRVPLGPSPKAVQECIQRLGEEVLPSFRKS
- a CDS encoding muconolactone Delta-isomerase family protein, which translates into the protein MLFMLKAYISKPANVSNKEFYGVWVQEAEAALGAVKAGAIKGIWKVAGRPEVIAVLDVPSADDLDRAMLQLPIWRLGYSHIATNLEITPLRPYENWAEDLKELAKG